In Conger conger chromosome 9, fConCon1.1, whole genome shotgun sequence, the genomic stretch TTTTGATCGTTGTGGTCTGCTCTTCAGACATCAACGAATTCACACTGGAGAGAAACCATACAGCtgtacacagtgtgggaagtgtttcagTCAGAAAGGTAATCTTGTCAAACATGAGAGGGTTCACAGTGGATATAAACCATTTGGTTGcacacagtgtgagaagagttttGCTCATGCAGCTAACCTTAGAGCCCACCAGCGAATTCATACAGGAGAGAAACCATATCACTGCAATCAGTGCGGGAAGAGTTTTGCTCAGAAGACCACTCTTGTTGTGCATGAGAGGATACACACAAGGGCGAATCCATACAACTGTAACTAGCgtgagaatacatttttttaaattataatttaaagTCCTGTGAAACTCCTCAAGTTTCACAGTTTAAATGAACCGGTTTCATTGAGTAGTAGCAGTATATTTGATTTGCAATTTGAAGGCAATTTGCTGACAGATTTAATGAGAACATGTGACAACATCAAGCATGAGTGTTTCCATCCATGTGGCTTGAatacaattaaaacattttgaataaaaattgtAGTTTTGGATTCTTTTTGGTTTGAGCTGAGCATCAGCACTCCCCCGCCCAGAACACAGAAGGCACCAGAGGCAGAAACCACACCAACTGTCATACTTGCAGTCCTGCTGCTAAACTGCAGTTTTGACACACTTTGAAATGCAAAATAGAATGTTGCAAGTGGGTGATATATGATCCCACAAACACGCATTGTGGAGGAGAACACTGGGGATATTGCAGCTGACTacttttttgaaaacatttcagtcCGCAGGAATGTAAAGTTCAGGGGTTAGAAATGAagagtcctgccatgtgtttcttccacccaatAAAGCAGCGAGCTGATTTGTTTTTTAACTGTGCTCATTCACAAATCCAGttcattgaaataaaacagcGGGGAGGATTTTCACCTTCTGAAGCTGGTTTCATGTCCATATTTATTCATACCCATTAGCTATTGTTACTGGCATCGTTGATTCGCATGCAATTGAATGCATTTTCGCTCGCCGCAATAACATGGGATTTTTACTCAGTATTTACGGTACACTATTACGTCATCAACCTGcgaaaagatttttttcttcGCCAACAAGCTAGCTGCTAGCACCTCGGCTAGCACAACCAGCCGTGGCTCCTGGCGCCACGAAAATCGCTCTCCTTTGACCGGATTAAATAACCATCGCCCTAAAGTCAACCCGTTGAACCAACAGTTCAACCCCCAAATAAACAAACCGTCCCTGGCCAATCATCTCGCTGGAAAATGGCACGTGTTTTACTGGAGGTTCCCGTTAATGATAGCAGAATGATCCcggaatattttttataaaatgcaAATGCGGAAGTTTGTAGGTTATTTTTTTCGAAGTAGGTCTGTCAATTTCCAAGGTTCATGCATAAGCAACCTTACTTATCTTCAATAATAAATCAGACGGTCTTATTAAGAATACTGTCGCTGGCGCCTATTAATTATTCCTTGTGAGAATCCTTGCGCGTACTGTTACAAACCTACCAAATTCAcccagggaaaaaaataatacccCTATGCCTACATACAGTGGAAGAACagcagagagcgagagcgagcgagaaagagagagagagagtgtgtgtgtctttgggcAGGAGTGTCGCTTCAGTCTGAGAAGAGATTGAGAACCTGCAGGTGCAGAAGAGGTAGACACATCTATTGTGCTAGTATGGGTGGGTTTCTGCCTCTGGTGCCTTCTGTCTTCTGGGTGGGGGATGTTcagctaaaacaaaaaagaagacaaaactacaatttgaattgaaacttttttattttaagccaCGTGAACGGAAACCCTCATGCTTGATGTAATCACATTTTTCACTAAAATTATCAGCAAATGTAGTTCATTTCAACAGTGAGAGTTGAGGATTTTGAAGggcttttaaataataattttaaaccGTATTCTCATACTAGTTATAGCTGAATGGTTTCAGTCTTGTGTGAGTCCTCTCATGTGTAACAAGAGTGGTCTTCTGAgcgaaactcttcccacacaggGCGCAGTGATACGGTCTCtctcctgtatgaattctctggtgtgCGATAAGGTGAGCTCCGTGAGCAAAACTTTTCCCACACTGTGTGCAACCAAACGGTTTATAACCACTGTGAACCCTCTCGTGTTTTACAAGATTACCTTTGAGActgaaacacttcccacactgtgcacagATGTATGGTTTCTCTCCCGTGTGAATTCGGTGATGTGAGAAGAGATTACTACAGCGATCAAAACTCTTCCCACAGTATATGCAGTTGTACAGTTTCTTTCGAAAATAAGCTTGTCCATCAGTCTTGGCTTTCTTCCCAGTAATGGAAACAGTGGTACTCAGAGTAGAGCTGGTCTCATACTGAGAGCCTGAgtgtggctgggctgggctctcactgcctctcatgtgttttactgagggtccatgttgctgctgctggggcAGTAAtgtctgattctctctctccactgtgtgcacaagtctctctctgtactgaccctgctgtgtgtgaatggccaCTGATCTGAGCTCCTCACTGCAAGCAGACAGCTTCTCACCCATCTGATCAAGCTCCTCAACATATGAAGCCACAAAAGAGGACAGTGTGTTTCCAGAGACTTCCATGGTGGCAGGGGCATgttgtagctgtgtgtgaattGACAGATTATGTGAGCACTTTTCTGTAGCACTAGAACAAACTGGATCATCAGTCTCTATGTCACTGTCCTCTTGGGTAAAGGAAGTCCACAGCTGACTGTCTCTCTCATACATCACATACTCAGAGCCCAGGTTGTTGAGTCTTCCTGCACTGTGTTCACATCCTGTCTGATTGAGTCTCTGGGCTACATGTTCTTCCTCTTGCTCTGCCTTCACCACAAACTCCAGTCCACTGAGCTCCTCATCACCGTGTCCACACCTGTGCTGCTCACTCAGCTCCTCTGGGTCTCCTACAGGTGTGGGCTCTGTGTCCGGTTTCTTCACATCTCCTACAGGTGTGGGCTGTGTTATCTGTTCCTCTTCCACAGGTGTGGGCTGTGGGTCACTGTAACACAAGACCTCTTCCAGTTTCTCCTGCTTGATAAGAACTGGTTCAGTCCTGACCTTCTCCATGTTTGCAGACTGCAACAGAGGAGCCCAGCAGTTGGTGAGAGTGGAATGcgcatcaaataaaataacatttagcCGTACATAAAGTACATAGATGTGCAGACTGAGAAGCCAGAGCAGGAAAGAATGAATCTGAACCTGGTAAAGCTCCACAgctttaatattaatatttaatatgaagCTGTGAATATTGCATAATTCACATAAGTGTAAGTGTTATGGTGTTTATAGACCACccacaaatgttttttgtttgtttttgtttaccatCACATTGCTTGTGTAACACATTTTCAtctatgaaataaaatgtataacatCGGAAAATATCATCTTTACATAATAGTAACATGTGCATGTGGTATGTGGTTCCTAGTGAGCAATTACTGTAAAGGTGTGTCTACCTCTTCcacacctgcaggttcttcatCTCTTCTCAGATTGAAGCTGCACTCCTGACCAATGACTCTCTCTCGGTATTGCTCTTCCACTGCATGAAAAGATTGGATGTATACAACTGAATTATATGGGAAAATTACATAAATGTACATGTGcataatattattttactaCATGGACTAAGTAAGGAATCAGACAGCCTCAGAGCCTCCCTCCCAAACCCACCCCAAACCAGACCCTCCTTTCAGATAATGATTTTCGTTACGGTTTTAGGTTTTGCTTCTTAGAGCTTGTGATGGATGTAGTTACAATTGGTAGTTTGATCCACTTGCACTAACGCTAAATAGATTTGCTCGTTGGCATGGGAATTTTGTTGGGCAGGTCTGGCACAACTGTTTTCATTAATCCAATGAATATTGTTTCTCCCGTATTGTAAGGTGTTCTGGATAAGCTAACTCGACACATGGCTGTAATGTGACATTTGTCCATAATTCTAAGTGCTACATTTTAATGAAGAGCGATTTCAGATGAAACAGCAATGTACACAATATAATTTtccaaagtacaaaaaaaaaagagaaaaaaaacagcatcgTGCTTTCTGCATGTCAATATTTCAAAAGCAAACATCATCACATGTATCATTACATCAGAACAAATACTCATATTCACCGAAAACTTGAACTCCAACAGATCGAGTGTTGACAGGATTCTGACGCACCCCCATTTCCTCGTTCTGTCTTTGCGGCGCTGTCAGCTGCAGCAATCGTAGTTTATTTTTCAGCGCTTCATTCTCACGTAAACTCCTAGATATTTCCAAACACAAAACTGAGGAACTGTCGTCAAAAACTTTTGTTAATTCTGCTATCGCTGACTTTGTCATGATTTCCATAATGGTCGTTATCTGtgtttgaaaatgagcataattcGTCATTTTACCCCACCTTTTAGGCAACCCAATAAAACAGAATTTATTGTTTTGGTAGccaccttcttcttcttgtgaATTTTGGGCAGTATAGGCGCTAAGATGCGTATTACTGCCCTCCTCTGGTCAAAGCAATAGGCTAGCATCAGTTCATGTTTTTGATTATCTTCACTAAATCCAGGAGTACACATCAGTTTCCTATAAAAACTGGAATTATTATGACTTTCTTTCCAATTAGTGGTTCTTACTTCGACCAAGTGTGTTTTTGAAAGAAAGTCCGATAGATTCTTAAAACAACGATGCCCTCTCTGCACGGTTGCATATTTCtggcaaaatgaaaatatatgttgCCCTGTCCCTTAACTGCCACAACCCATCAGGATACATTCCTATAGATAGGTAGGCACCTAGATGAAAAATGGAAATATCAATCAGGAACTGGCTGGCTTTGCTAGCTGAGATGCTAGCCGCTAAGTTGTTTATGAAGACCATTATAATTTTCGCAGGTTGATGACGTAATAATGTACCGTAAATACGGAATGGATTCAAGGTTTATGTAGGGGCATGTGCGACACATGGCACACATTTACTAAATTGTTTTATCCAGTGAGTGCACATTAATAGGACAATATTCATgctaaatggaaaacaaaatattttcaagaagAAGCCCACAAAACTAAAAGTGGTCAAAAGAAAAGCTTTAACAATTTGTGAATGCGTTGGAATGTGGGCTCCAgaagtattggcacccttgataaatatgcacaaaaaatactgtaaactaaaaaataatagagCTGTTGACatgaactttattttccaacatgtataaagtagtgtgctttattactgatgcaatggaatcaaccaaagtcttaccattttcaaataaacaatgtatttaCCCAAAAACCTGGTGATTGGAATACAACAGTAGGGAGGAGTTTTACTTTCTGGCCTTCTATTTTACACGTTAGTCAATTGTTATTTATATCCATCATTAATTGTTGTTGACATTGATGATTCTAAAGAAACTGAATGCATTTTCGCATATGGTACGCTCGCCGTACAGTAAGCGGTAGGCTCTAtaaatttgtttaattttactCAGTATTTACGGTATATTATTACGTCATCAACCTGCGGAAATAAACGGTCTTCACCGTCAATTTAGCCGCTAGCGTCTCGGCTATCGAAGACAGCAACGGCTCCTGATTGACACGTCGATTCTTTATCAAAGTGGCTACGAAAACATACATGTTGTTTTTTCAGGCAAAGGTTGAGTAAAATCGTTTGGTAAAATGACgaattttgctcattttcaaacaCAGATAGCCACCATTATGGAAATCATGACAAAGTCAGCGATAGCAGAAATGACCAAACTTTTTGACGACAGTTCCTCAGTTTTATGTTTGAAAATTTCTAGGAGTTTAAATGAGAATGAAGCGCTGAAAAACAAGCTACAGTTACTGCAGCACGAGCTGACGATGGTGCGAAGACAGAAAGAGCAAATGGCTGGATCGCGTGAGAACCCGGTCAATACTCGTTCTGTTGGAGTTCAAGTTTTCGGTGAATATGAGGATTTATTATTATGTGATATTTGTGATTATATTTGCGTTTGAAATATGGACATAGAGAAAGCACTATGCGCTTTCTTTCCCCGGTGTAAAGTCCAGTTattatgaccagctttaaaTAACCAgcagtcaaccagctaccaggtgATTCAAAACGTAGCatgagatgtttttttccccccagcagGGCTCCTTTTGTAATTAGGAAAACATTTAATGACGGGGATGCTTCGTCTCCTTTTAGCCTTTAGAATGAAGGCCAAGTATCACATTACAATCATGTAGTGAGTCCTTGCTTTATCCAGAACTTACAACATGGGCGAAACAGAAGTGCATTCACTGGATAATACAATGGTTCCAGACCTGGCCAACAACATTGCCAGCGAGAAAAGATGCAACGTCACGAGCACAGACGCACTATAGTGCAAGTTACCTATGGTAATCAAGAATCAAAGTACATCCATAAAAAGCTCTTAAGAAGCAAAACATAAAACCATAATCTAAAGGGAGGGGCTGCTTTGGGGTGGGTTTGCGAGAAGGGGCACTGAGGCTATGTGAATCTGCTAACTTGGTCCATGTAGTGAAATAATATTATACACATGATTACTGTACATGTTTATTTCTCATATAAATCAATTGTATACATCCAATCATCCTGTCTTATAGTGGAAGAGCAGGACATTGTCCTTGGTCAGGAGTGTGGCTTCAGTCTGAGAAGAGATGGAGAACCTGCAGGTGTGAAAGAGGTAGACACACCTTTACAGTAATTTCTCAAGCAGATACCACTCTATACAAATTCTTACTATTATGCAGATTTAATGTTTCGAGTTTGGTCTGTACATTTCATAGGTGAAAATGTGTTACACCAGCAATGCTATAGTAGAATTAACATTTAAGAGGTGATCTACAAATACCATAATACTGCACAGTGCATTATGCAATATTCACAGCATAATCTCATCACATGGTGCATGATCAAGTTCATATTCATGCTGTCCTGTTCTGGCTCTGTTCAGCCTGCATGCTTAAATACTATATCTACTgctaaatattgttttatttaatagaCATTCAGTTTTCACCAACTGCTGGGCTCGTTTGTTACAGTGTGCAAACATGGAGAAGGTCAGGACTGAACCAGTTCTTATCAAGCAGGAGAAACTGGAAGAGGGCTTGTGTTACAGTGACCCACAGCCCACACCTGTAGAAGTGGAACAGGTAACTCCTCCCACACCTGTAGGAGGCCCAGAGGAGCTGAGTGAGCAGCACAGGTGCGGACACGGTGATGAGGAGCTCAGTGGACTGGAGTTTGTGGGGAAGGCAGAGCAAGAGGAAGAGCATGTAGCCCAGAGACTCAATCAGACAGGATGTGAACACAGTGCAGGAAGACTCAACAATCTGGGCTCTGAGTATGTAATGTATGAGAGAGACAGTCAGCTGTGGACTTCCTTTACCCAAGAGGACAGTGACATAGAGACTGATGATCCAGTTTGTTCTAATGCTACAGAACAATTCTCACAGAATCTGTCAATTCACGCACAGCTTCAACATGCTCCTGCCACCATGGAAGTCTCTGGAAACACACTGTCCCCTTTTGGGGCTTCATATGTTGAGGAGTTTGATCAGATGGGTGAGAAGCCGTCTGCTTGCAGTGAGGAGCTCAGATCAGaggccattcacacacagcagggtcagtacagagagagacttgagcacacagtggagagagagaatcagacaTTACTgccccagcagcagcaacatggaccctcagtaaaacacatgagaggcagtgagagccCAGTTTTCAACATTGGGAAGATGGACAAGGCTAATGGACAAGCTGACTTTGGAAAGAAACTGTTTATTTGCACATACTGTGGGAAGAGTTTTGATCGCTGTAGTTATCTCGTCTCGCATCACCGaattcacacaggagagaaaccgtACAGCtgtacacagtgtgggaagtgtttcagTCTCAAAGGTAATCTTGTAAAACATGAGAGGGTTCACAGTGGATATAAACCATtttgttgtgtgcagtgtgggaagAGATTTTCTCGAGCAGCTGACCTTCGAGCACACCACAGAATTCATACAGGAGAGAGACCATATCACTGCACCCAGTGTGGGAAAAGTTTTACTCACCAGAGTAATCTTGTTGTGCACCAGAGGATTCACACAGCAGTTAAACCATACATCTGTAACTAGTTTGAGGATAGCTTAGTAATTAGTtcaatgtgaaaatgttttagaatttaaaagtactgttCATAATTTAAATGGGGAAATTtgcttaaaggagcactgtcacacttttttcagttgagcttatttggattaaatgcttaaattatgtgtgtaggcatctgtgtagccgtttcctaaatatggggcaaaacttctcaaaacaaacacgtccagtgacgtcacGATTCTTCACGTCCAGAATCTGCatcctgtgttacccagaaggcaacggacgctcaaactccacccttgaacgcagagactggtttatggatagccacccatccaggcaaGTCTGGCGGCAGACTGAGGAATCCTCCCACCTCCTCCCACTTTCAATCATCATCTCTAAGCAATTGAACTGTACTAGACACTCTTTAAATTTAAACGTaagcatttcatccaaataagctcaactgagaAAAAAAGTGCGATAGTGCTCCTTTAACTAGTTCCAGAGgtataattataaattataataaactaCAATACCTCTGCTAGCTTGGGAACTTCTGGTGGAATGTCAACCCCTGGTTCCCTGGTTGAAATGAATTGATGAAGAGCTATTTATTAGTAATCTGTGTAAATTGCAAAATATGAGTTGAAAGGacaatttcacacattttaccAATTCCTAAAAAAATGTGACATCAAGCATCAGTGTTTCCCTTCGTGTGGctttaataacaaaataaatgtataaattaaaagtgtagttttttcttattttgtttgagCTGAACATTGGTACACCCCCACCCAGAAGACAGAAGGCACCAGAGGCAGAAACCACGCTAACCCTATCATACTTTCTATTCTGCTGCTATACTGAAGTTTTCACACACCCTGGATTGCACAATACAATCCAAGTGGGTTGTATATCTGGTTGCCATCCGGTCCTGGATTACAATTGTGTATGCTGCTATAGGAATTTTGACAAAGtagttcatttttcttaattactgTCATCATACTACTGTCAAAATAccgttttcatgtttagagggatttcTTACCCTCTTATAACCACACTATGTTAGAAATGGCCATGCAGAATAAAATACCCATGCtcatattgtgctatattgcaaactatgcatacattttgcataGAAGTATTATAAAAAGTGGtcagtttttttaaactgataaCATTAAAGACTAGGGTGAATGAGTCGGCTCCCAGATTGGTGAACGTGTGGACACTTGGCCACAAAAATGAATTATCTGGAAGATGATAaagaattcaaaggcaaagcaaataGCAAGGCAAAACTGCACTGTGTTGACACGTTGAAAGGGgggaaaatatatatgaaattaaatacatgttcaaatatttaattaagagCCTATACATTAACCTCTTGTCTTTTTAGATGATTGTTTGCAATATGAACATGggcattttcatattcatggcATTGGACAGCTATTGCTGGCATAATGTGGTTTgaggtaaataatccctctaaacatgaaagcGCATCATTAAGAAAAATTAACGGCTCGTTAAAATAATTGGATTGCAATTGTCGTTGCAACGAAAATCAGCATGCACAGCAGTACTCCAGGACCGACATTGTTGGACATGATCTGATAACTATAGATTTTGGGGGATTTCGGTATCGTAGCTTACTAGTAGTAACTACTATTGAAGAAGCCTGGAACATTCTTCAGTAAGCCACATATTTAGTAATGCCCATGCTTATTAATATCCATCAGCCATTGTTATTGGTATTGATGAttgtattgaaattaattaaatgaattgaCAGAAATGGGACGCACGCTGTAGTTAGGCTCTCAAATAAATGTGCGATTTTTACTTCATATTTACGGTAAGGTATTACGTCATCAACCTGCGGAAATAGATGCTTATCACCTCCACCTTAGCTGCTAGGGACTCCTAGCAATTTAAGCCAGCCTCACGGTTCCTGATTAATAGTTCCATTCTTTATCAAGATAGCtccaaaaaaatactgttttattCAGGCATTTGAAAGGTGGAATAAAATCGTTTGGTAAAATGACGAATTATGCTTATTTTCAAACACGGATAACCACCATTATGGAAATCATGACAAAGTCAGCGATTGCAGAAATGACCAAACTTTTTGACGACAGTTCTTcggttttatttttgaaaatatctcGGAGTTTACATGAGAATGAAGCGCTGAAAAAGAAACTACAGTCGCTGCGGCATGAGCTGAGGGCGCGAGAACAAAAAGAGGGAATAGCAAGAGCGCGTGAGAGTCCTGTCAACACTCGATCTGTTGGAGTTCAAGCTTTCGGTGAATATGGggatttattattatgttatgatATCAAAATCTACTCATCTAAAAGGAGCGGCTACTTTGGGGTGGGATTATGAGGGGGGCACTGAGGCTGTCGGAATGATTCCCTACTTAATTATTCCATGTAGTAAAGTAATGTTATACACATTAATGATTAGTGTACATGTTTATTTCTCATATAAATCAGTTCTATACTTCCTATCACTTTCATGCAGTGCAAGAgcaagacacagagagagtctcTGGGCAGGAGTGCGGCTTCAATCTGAGAAGAGATGGAGAACCTGCAGGTGTGGAAGAGGTAGACACACCTTTAGTCATTTCACACTAGGAACCAAATACCGCTTGGTTTTCTCATTTATACACTATAAATACTGCTAAATGTTATTTAGATTTTATAGCCATTGAGTTATGACCAACTGCTGGGATACATTCAGAGTAATCTCTTGCCTCCTCTGTTACAGTCTACAGACATGGAGGTCAGGACTGAACCAGTTCTTATCAAGCAGGAGAAACTGGAAGAGGGCTTGTGTTACAGTGACCCACAGCCCACACCTGTGGAAGAGGAACAGGTAACACAGTCCACACCTGTAGCAGATGGGAAGAAACTGGACACAGAGCCCACACCTGTCGGAGACCTAGAGGAGCTGAGTGAGCAGCACAGGTGTGGACACGGTGATGAGGAGCTCAGTGGACTGGAGTTTGTGTGGAAGGCAGAGCAAGAGGAAGAGCATGTAGCCCAGAGACTCAATCAGACAGGATGTGAACCCACTGCAGGAAGACTCAACAACCTGGGGTCTGAGTATGTGATGTATGAGGGAGATGATCAGCTGTGGACTTCCTTTACCCAAGAGGACAGTGACATCTTAGAGATTGATGGGGACACTGAGAAGACGGGGGAGGCTGATGGACAGGCTGACTTTGGAAAGAAGCCGCTCATTTGCATGTACTGCAGGAAGAGTTTTGACCGCTGCAGTCGTCTCATCTCACATCTCCGAATTCACACCGGGGAGAAACCGTACAGctgtgcacagtgtgggaagtgtttcagTCTCAAAGGTAATCTTGTAAAACATGACCGGGTCCACAGCGGGAACAAGCCATTCAGTTGTGCTCAGTGCGGGAAGAGATTTTCCCGGGGAGCTAACCTTAGAGCGCACCAGAGGATTCATACGGGAGAGAGACCGTATCACTGCGCTCAGTGCGGGAAGAGTTTCACTCACCAGTGTAATCTTGTTGTGCATGAGAGGATACACACAAGAGTGAAACCATACAGTTTTAACTAGTGTGAGAAAAACCGTGATGAAATAGCATGTATTAATATTCCTTACATTAGACAATACAATGTATTATAGACAGTTTGCTCGCAAAATTCATGAATCGCCATGACAACAACTGTCATCAGTGTTTCCCTTCATGTggctttaataaaataaaattgtagttttgacttatttgtttttgtttgagctGAACATTGGCACACCCCCACCCAGAAGACAGAAGGCACCAGAGGCAGAAACCACGCTAGCCCTGTCATACTTGCAATCCTGCTGCTATACTGCAGTTTTTACACACATTGGATTGcacacaaaaagtgctgtacgCTGGGTGAACTTTTTGTCTCCACCATGTAACCTGGAGggattcaaatgtgtttttccaatgGTTATCTTCCAACGGTCCCCATAGGCACACTCAACAGCACAGTGACATGACCTATTGCACAATTGAGTTTCTTATTgagacatttataaaaaataaaaaataaaaataaacaatttgccAATCTAGTATTGGGAGAGTCAGGAAGAAAAGTGAACATGGATGGAAGTCTGacccagtggtcctcactcctgagGTCTGTtccgcaaagcaggattactgagttatccGGATAACTGCACGTAGCACAACCCAGAAgaacccagtaatcctgctttgtggaacaggcccagGTCATGGAAGCCACAGGGCCTGGTGGTTTTCATTGTTTCTCAGAATTTGAGTAGCGCAACAGCTGATCAGTTAAAGGGCAGTTGATTACACCGTTAATTCGGGTCACCTGTGACCTGCTCCGCAAAGGCAGGACTACACAGTTagccaaaataaaacacagagcagctctttttacatcagtccatgttccagatttgggtggggtCCAGgtttttactcggtgcagttatctggctaactcaacaatcctgctttgtgcaacaGGCCCCGGGCCTCTACACTATCATTTTTGTGCAGTTTGTGCACATCAAATTGCGGGAGAAAATGCTTCTAAAATGGGAGTACTCTTGAGCCCTGTACAGgcccctggtttcttgggtcacAATCGGTCAGAAAGGCCAGATGACATTATGTGTTCATTATGTGTTCATTATGTGTTCATTGCAATTATGTCTTTTTCACCTCTTTATCTAGttgctccacccatcgggagaggctaagAAAAGTGgcaagaataaaataaatgaagacagggaagtgaagaaaaatgtgaattaggaatgtccttgctccttcaaatgtcagttcgaagccaGGTCGGTTACAGACgtgttcaatccccagtgtagccacaataagatctgtgagATCACAATaagagcccttgagcaaggcccttaaccctgcattgctccttggggaggattgtctcctgttcaGTCTAATCAACGatgcgttgctctggataagatccgccaaatgccattaatgtaatgtaatgtaaagacagggaaaggtggatccacaggttgatcgtTTATATGTCaggatgcactgatgttttcttgctcaaaggaaagattggccgtttcctaacttctacttctagctctgAGAAGGAACATCTaaggcaaccctggtcctggagagccacggggtgtgctggcttttgttgttactcagcacttaattgatcaattaaagctgtcaattactcagttaactggcctcacctggt encodes the following:
- the LOC133136978 gene encoding zinc finger protein 180-like isoform X4, giving the protein MENLQSTDMEVRTEPVLIKQEKLEEGLCYSDPQPTPVEEEQVTQSTPVADGKKLDTEPTPVGDLEELSEQHRCGHGDEELSGLEFVWKAEQEEEHVAQRLNQTGCEPTAGRLNNLGSEYVMYEGDDQLWTSFTQEDSDILEIDGDTEKTGEADGQADFGKKPLICMYCRKSFDRCSRLISHLRIHTGEKPYSCAQCGKCFSLKGNLVKHDRVHSGNKPFSCAQCGKRFSRGANLRAHQRIHTGERPYHCAQCGKSFTHQCNLVVHERIHTRVKPYSFN
- the LOC133136978 gene encoding zinc finger protein 180-like isoform X3; the protein is MTNYAYFQTRITTIMEIMTKSAIAEMTKLFDDSSSVLFLKISRSLHENEALKKKLQSLRHELRAREQKEGIARARESPVNTRSVGVQAFVQEQDTERVSGQECGFNLRRDGEPAGVEESTDMEVRTEPVLIKQEKLEEGLCYSDPQPTPVEEEQVTQSTPVADGKKLDTEPTPVGDLEELSEQHRCGHGDEELSGLEFVWKAEQEEEHVAQRLNQTGCEPTAGRLNNLGSEYVMYEGDDQLWTSFTQEDSDILEIDGDTEKTGEADGQADFGKKPLICMYCRKSFDRCSRLISHLRIHTGEKPYSCAQCGKCFSLKGNLVKHDRVHSGNKPFSCAQCGKRFSRGANLRAHQRIHTGERPYHCAQCGKSFTHQCNLVVHERIHTRVKPYSFN